One genomic region from Granulicatella adiacens ATCC 49175 encodes:
- a CDS encoding MurR/RpiR family transcriptional regulator: MKNYLTVTDKKIEAFISEHSEIVLSSSIHTLAEHIGVSPSSISKYIKKIGYRSYSRFKVNLAQKNAQTIDEQIEKDDSIKTIQSKLISTVTRSYEMTLELVDDIVLDKVIDLMKNARKIYTFGVGASGMVCSDLYFKLSRIGKNILYHTDSHIQLASLGSATPDDLVIGVSYSAQTKEVTSAFEIAHSREIPTVSITALGNNQLDSLSTYSLKVPRHENIIRSAAITSRNDSLFLIDLLYLGLLQKDDRRQNEILESSYQLTHQLRK, from the coding sequence ATGAAAAACTATTTAACCGTCACCGACAAAAAAATTGAAGCTTTTATTTCAGAGCATTCAGAGATTGTACTCTCTTCTAGCATTCATACATTGGCAGAACATATTGGCGTTTCGCCTTCTTCTATTAGTAAATACATTAAAAAGATTGGATACCGCTCTTATTCTCGTTTCAAAGTAAACCTTGCGCAAAAAAACGCTCAAACAATTGATGAGCAAATCGAAAAAGATGATTCTATCAAAACCATCCAATCCAAATTAATTAGCACGGTCACTCGTTCTTATGAAATGACCTTGGAACTTGTGGATGATATTGTGTTGGATAAAGTCATCGACCTCATGAAAAATGCGCGTAAAATTTATACCTTTGGGGTAGGGGCTTCTGGAATGGTCTGCAGTGACCTTTATTTCAAATTAAGCCGGATTGGTAAAAATATCCTGTACCATACTGATTCACATATTCAATTAGCCAGCCTGGGTAGTGCGACACCGGACGATCTCGTCATTGGGGTGAGCTATTCGGCCCAAACCAAGGAAGTCACGAGCGCCTTTGAAATTGCACATTCGAGAGAAATTCCAACCGTTTCGATTACCGCTTTAGGAAACAATCAACTCGATTCGCTCAGCACCTATAGTTTAAAGGTACCTCGACATGAGAATATTATTCGTTCTGCTGCGATCACCAGCCGAAACGACTCCCTATTCTTAATCGACTTGTTGTATCTTGGACTTCTCCAAAAAGACGACCGCCGTCAAAACGAAATTTTAGAATCCAGTTACCAACTCACTCACCAATTAAGAAAATAA
- a CDS encoding PTS lactose/cellobiose transporter subunit IIA: MQDMELIIFEIISNGGNAKALVYEAMEESEKGNFEEARKLLEEADTFLNKAHQVQTDLIQKEAAGERNEVTVLFVHAQDHLMTSIEVRTLAENVIRMNERLWKLEHKE, encoded by the coding sequence ATGCAAGATATGGAACTAATTATTTTTGAAATCATCAGTAATGGTGGAAATGCCAAAGCTTTAGTATATGAAGCGATGGAAGAATCTGAAAAAGGAAATTTTGAAGAGGCTAGAAAATTACTTGAAGAGGCTGATACATTTTTAAATAAAGCACATCAAGTACAAACAGACTTAATTCAAAAAGAAGCAGCGGGTGAAAGAAATGAAGTTACAGTACTTTTTGTACATGCTCAAGATCACCTAATGACTTCTATAGAAGTTAGAACTCTAGCAGAAAATGTTATTCGAATGAATGAAAGACTTTGGAAGTTAGAACATAAAGAGTAA
- a CDS encoding PTS sugar transporter subunit IIB, translating to MKILLVCSGGMSSAIVAKALQDAGTKEGLDIQVDECGTQAFAEKVKEDYQISLVAPQIRHRYDVLKASADEAGVPCLLIKPQGYTPLGGPKLLQQIKEELEI from the coding sequence ATGAAAATTTTACTTGTTTGTTCAGGGGGAATGTCTAGTGCTATTGTTGCAAAAGCATTGCAAGATGCGGGCACAAAAGAAGGGTTAGATATTCAAGTAGATGAATGTGGTACACAAGCTTTTGCAGAAAAAGTAAAAGAGGATTATCAAATTTCTCTTGTAGCACCTCAAATTCGTCATCGTTATGATGTATTGAAAGCTAGCGCAGATGAAGCAGGTGTCCCATGTTTATTAATTAAACCACAAGGATACACTCCTCTAGGAGGACCAAAACTACTTCAACAAATCAAAGAGGAATTAGAAATATAA
- the murQ gene encoding N-acetylmuramic acid 6-phosphate etherase, with product MTDLIKLDTEKNNQRTIDIDILSTQEILQKINDEDQTVASIVSKSVPQISALVDQIVDRMQKGGRLFYIGAGTSGRLGVLDAAECPPTYGVDKGLVVGIMAGGDNAMFIAQEGAEDSLELARGDLSQYQINENDTVIGLAASGRTPYVIGGLRYAREIGALTGAISCVQNAEISKFADYPIEAVTGAEAIMGSTRMKVGTAQKLILNMISTSVMIKLGKVYKNYMVDLKPTNKKLVVRSKNMIRTLTGVDDELAEKLYEESGHNVKKALIMEIMDVDRQTAEEALMKGNGHIKRAIQVLGGDI from the coding sequence ATGACAGATTTAATTAAGTTAGATACTGAAAAAAATAATCAACGAACAATAGATATCGATATTTTATCAACACAAGAAATCCTTCAAAAAATCAATGATGAAGATCAAACTGTTGCTTCTATTGTTTCTAAAAGTGTTCCCCAAATATCAGCTTTAGTAGACCAGATTGTTGATCGTATGCAAAAAGGTGGACGTCTATTCTATATTGGAGCTGGAACGTCGGGGAGGCTTGGAGTATTAGATGCGGCTGAATGTCCTCCAACATATGGAGTAGATAAAGGTCTAGTTGTTGGGATTATGGCAGGTGGAGATAATGCGATGTTTATTGCCCAAGAAGGAGCGGAAGATTCTCTTGAGCTAGCTCGAGGCGATTTATCTCAGTATCAAATAAATGAAAATGATACCGTAATTGGTTTAGCAGCTAGCGGTCGAACACCTTACGTGATTGGGGGATTACGTTATGCAAGAGAAATTGGGGCTTTAACTGGAGCCATCTCTTGTGTACAAAATGCAGAAATCTCTAAATTTGCAGATTATCCTATTGAGGCGGTTACAGGTGCAGAAGCGATTATGGGCTCTACACGAATGAAAGTTGGAACAGCTCAAAAGTTAATTCTCAATATGATTTCAACGAGTGTCATGATTAAGCTCGGTAAAGTGTATAAAAATTATATGGTTGACTTAAAACCAACGAATAAGAAACTTGTCGTTCGTTCTAAAAATATGATCCGTACTTTAACGGGAGTAGATGATGAGTTGGCAGAGAAGCTTTATGAAGAGAGTGGCCATAATGTAAAAAAAGCACTCATTATGGAAATAATGGATGTTGATAGGCAGACTGCCGAAGAAGCTTTAATGAAGGGAAATGGGCATATCAAGCGCGCCATCCAAGTATTAGGAGGTGATATTTAA